The genomic interval CTCGCCTGCAAAGTGCTGTTGCGACCTATCGCTTTTGCAGCATTCCGGGCAACTTCTACCACTTTTTCGCCTTTATTCCGTTTAAACCCGGGATACATAATTTTTACATCCACTTCTGCATTGCCGCCATAGTTTGCCGCAACATCTTCAAAGGCCTGTTTCATTTCAGCAACTTGTTTTTCCATTTTGTCCGGGTTTAATGATCTGGCTTCAGCTAATATCTCAACATGATCGGCAACAATGTTTGTTTGCTTTCCGCCTTCAAATCGGCCGATATTGGCGGTTGTTTCTTCGTCAATCCGGCCTAATGGCATCTTGGATATGGCTTTGGCTGCGAGTGTAATAGCTGAAACACCTTTTTCAGGTGCGAGTCCGGCATGTGCCGTTTTCCCTTTCATAACGGCATTCAATTTAGCCTGGGTTGGCGCCGCTACAATAATGTCACCTACAGCGCCATTACTGTCGATGGCATAACCATATTTCGCATGAAGTACTGATTCATCCAACGCTTTCGCTCCAACCAACCCGGATTCTTCCCCAACAGTAATGACAAATTGAATGTCACCATGTTCCACATCATTTTCATTCAGTGTCCGAATGGTTTCTAACATAGCGGCTAAACCAGCTTTATCGTCCGCACCAAGGATTGTCGTCCCGTCTGACTCGATATAACCATCTTTTATGGAAGGGGTGATTCCCTTGCCGGGCACGACCGTATCCATATG from Lentibacillus cibarius carries:
- a CDS encoding M20/M25/M40 family metallo-hydrolase, which gives rise to MLSINKDRLIEEFFELVQIDSETGYEAEIADTLTKKFTELGLDVAEDNAKEQTGHGAGNLIGTLKGNKEGVDPIYFTSHMDTVVPGKGITPSIKDGYIESDGTTILGADDKAGLAAMLETIRTLNENDVEHGDIQFVITVGEESGLVGAKALDESVLHAKYGYAIDSNGAVGDIIVAAPTQAKLNAVMKGKTAHAGLAPEKGVSAITLAAKAISKMPLGRIDEETTANIGRFEGGKQTNIVADHVEILAEARSLNPDKMEKQVAEMKQAFEDVAANYGGNAEVDVKIMYPGFKRNKGEKVVEVARNAAKAIGRNSTLQASGGGSDANVISGLGIPTVNLAVGYEDIHTTNERIPVEELVKITELVTAIVQEAANE